One Gadus morhua chromosome 23, gadMor3.0, whole genome shotgun sequence DNA segment encodes these proteins:
- the klhl34 gene encoding kelch-like protein 34: MEAYSLVYSSSYRGALLSRLQRLRGEGRMCDVVLETGGRSFPCHRALLASSSDYFWALFGETTPESGAAAVSLPAVTPQGLESVLDFLYSGWLCLSPASLPAALEASRYLQVEAAVKMCERFIADGLTAATCCGYANLAEGHALGYALADANYTIATEMRTLLRHHRQELLELNGQSLTAALEAEEIPGVEEAELVALALDWLDANGPLPLLKSNLLLSRLRFGLVPSCDLMRLSGSHKALATPLVRSQLTKALEYHRLGSAQPIRQTRQSSLRASPNRVLLVGGGESPDWPGQQILTFDLRDSTFSPLKSRLPRRLRNHCVCSVGGFLFVIGGDLVSEGDDGGGGKSVATTTSNEVWRYDPRFDEWEKAASMLERRSWFCCCVVADVIYAIGGRQTRPGAPTHTALSSVECYNMAHGGWRRGAAMPRPLHGHASAVLGTAVYVSGGIPGNPGGLRCPLGVHTDRPEGAGRVRDGNRGDHGECSRELLRWEPGAGGKTWEPRASMSIARFGHRMAALGDHLYALLGMHEPFCDIERYDWPSDHWTRLRPLTIGASCYGMAKTPSGTLLLFGGRKWSEGQEVTVRSVLEYDVLRDRWKDVCLLPEPLTGTECTLLPLPDWGPKP, translated from the coding sequence aTGGAGGCCTACTCCCTGGTCTACAGCTCCTCCTACCGGGGGGCCCTGCTCTCCCGCCTCCAGCGGCTGCGCGGCGAGGGCAGGATGTGCGACGTGGTGCTGGAGACGGGCGGCCGCTCCTTCCCCTGCCACCGCGCGCTGCTGGCCAGCTCCAGCGACTACTTCTGGGCGCTGTTCGGCGAGACCACGCCCGAGAGCGGCGCCGCCGCCGTCAGCCTGCCCGCCGTCACGCCGCAGGGCCTGGAGAGCGTCCTGGACTTCCTGTACTCGGGCTGGCTCTGCCTGTCGCCCGCCTCGCTCCCTGCCGCGCTGGAGGCGTCGCGGTACCTCCAGGTGGAGGCGGCGGTGAAGATGTGCGAGCGCTTCATCGCCGACGGGCTGACCGCCGCCACCTGCTGCGGCTACGCCAACCTGGCCGAGGGCCACGCCCTCGGCTACGCGCTGGCGGACGCCAATTACACCATCGCCACGGAGATGAGGACCCTGCTGCGGCACCACAGGCAGGAGCTCCTGGAGCTGAACGGCCAGTCGCTGACGGCCGCGCTCGAGGCCGAGGAGATTCCGGGGGTCGAGGAGGCGGAGCTTGTCGCGCTGGCCCTGGATTGGTTGGACGCCAACGGGCCACTCCCACTGCTAAAATCCAACCTGCTGCTGAGTCGCCTTCGCTTCGGACTGGTCCCCTCGTGTGACCTCATGCGTCTGAGCGGCTCCCACAAGGCCCTGGCCACGCCCCTCGTTAGAAGTCAGCTGACCAAGGCGCTGGAGTACCACAGGCTAGGATCGGCTCAGCCAATCAGGCAGACCCGACAGTCCTCGCTCAGAGCGTCGCCCAATCGCGTGCTTCTGGTCGGCGGAGGGGAGAGCCCCGATTGGCCGGGCCAACAgatcctgacctttgacctcagggaCAGCACGTTCTCGCCCTTAAAGTCCCGCCTCCCGCGTAGGCTGAGGAACCACTGCGTCTGCTCCGTGGGGGGGTTCCTCTTTGTGATCGGCGGAGACCTGGTGTCCGAGGGCGATGACGGAGGGGGCGGGAAGTCCGTCGCCACGACGACGTCCAACGAGGTGTGGCGCTACGACCCTCGCTTCGACGAATGGGAGAAGGCGGCGTCCATGCTGGAGCGGCGCTCCTGGTTCTGCTGCTGCGTGGTGGCCGACGTCATCTACGCCATCGGGGGGCGCCAGACGCGCCCGGGGGCCCCGACGCACACCGCCCTGTCCTCCGTGGAGTGCTACAACATGGCCCACGGCgggtggcggcggggggccgccatgccccgccccctccacggCCACGCCTCCGCCGTGCTCGGCACCGCGGTGTACGTGTCGGGCGGGATCCCCGGCAACCCGGGCGGGCTCCGCTGTCCCCTCGGGGTCCACACCGACCGCCCGGAAGGAGCGGGGAGGGTCCGGGACGGTAACCGCGGCGACCACGGCGAGTGCAGCCGCGAGCTGCTGCGCTGGGAACCGGGCGCCGGCGGGAAAACCTGGGAGCCGAGGGCGTCCATGTCCATCGCGCGGTTCGGCCACCGCATGGCCGCGCTCGGCGACCACCTCTACGCCCTGCTGGGCATGCACGAGCCCTTCTGCGACATCGAGCGATACGACTGGCCGTCGGACCACTGGACCCGCCTGCGGCCGCTCACCATCGGCGCGTCCTGCTACGGGATGGCCAAGACGCCGAGCGGGACCCTGCTGCTCTTTGGCGGCAGGAAGTGGAGCGAGGGGCAGGAAGTGACAGTGCGCAGCGTGCTGGAGTACGACGTGCTGCGAGACCGATGGAAGGACGTCTGCCTCCTCCCTGAGCCCCTGACCGGCACGGAGTGTACCCTTCTGCCCCTGCCCGACTGGGGCCCAAAACCCTGA
- the smpx gene encoding small muscular protein — MAKPSSNVKALQANLNIPMGALRPGAGHPVKRREETVDAEEAPPPDLPQATPTTPDEKKTLPGAVKLPGPAVNLSELQNVKSELRLVTKE, encoded by the exons ATGGCCAAACCTTCATCCAACGTCAAAGCCCTTCAG GCTAACCTGAACATCCCGATGGGAGCTCTACGTCCGGGGGCGGGACATCCtgtaaagaggagagaggagacagtagACGCAGAAGAG GCACCGCCGCCGGACCTGCCCCAGGCCACGCCCACGACACCTGACGAGAAGAAGACGTTACCGGGAGCCGTGAAGCTGCCCGGCCCCGCGGTCAACCTGTCTGAGCTACAGAACGTGAAGAGCGAACTGCGACTCGTCACCAAGGAATAA